In a genomic window of Methanogenium sp. S4BF:
- a CDS encoding AMP-binding protein has protein sequence MADAEYNMVDYDETYRTFSIDVPEFFNFGYDVIDDWARRDRNKLAMIWANQEGDEKKYTFRDLKNLSNMAANILLKFGINKGDRVMIMLPRVPEWWIFVIAIIKLGAVVCPVPTLLTPKDLHYRIHAGNFRLVITDFENSDKIDKIYEECPSLQTRLLIDGEKDGWVSYEEELLYPAPVSHRKVSMPYTNRTRSTDPMLIYFTSGTTGEAKMVLHNNAYPLGHIVTAKLWQDVRDNDVHFTYSDTGWAKCGWGKIFGQWIQGTCLLIYDVWGRFKATELLPLIEKYEVTTFCCPPTIYRMLIIADLAKYDLTELRHCCSAGEPLNPEVIKVWEEGTGQTIYEGYGQTETCCAIASFACIQNKPGSMGKPSPGWHIELHDDDGHPVGDYEEGRIAISLNPRPVGLIVEYVGNAEANRESFVNGFYYTGDKAYRDEDGYFWFVGRDDDVIKSSGYRIGPFEVESALLEHPAVQESAVVGSPDRIRGMVVKAFVVLNQGFEGSEPLIRELQNHVKQTTAPYKYPRVIEFVDSLPKTISGKIKRNVLREAELKRAADS, from the coding sequence ATGGCAGATGCAGAGTATAACATGGTGGATTACGATGAGACCTATCGTACATTCTCCATCGATGTACCTGAATTTTTTAATTTTGGGTATGATGTCATCGACGACTGGGCACGGCGTGACAGAAACAAACTGGCGATGATCTGGGCCAATCAGGAAGGGGATGAGAAGAAATACACCTTCCGGGACCTGAAAAACCTCTCCAATATGGCAGCAAACATCCTGCTGAAATTTGGCATCAACAAGGGCGACCGGGTCATGATCATGCTGCCCCGCGTTCCTGAGTGGTGGATCTTTGTCATTGCCATCATCAAACTTGGTGCCGTTGTCTGTCCGGTGCCCACGCTCCTGACCCCAAAAGATCTCCATTACCGGATTCACGCGGGAAATTTCCGGCTGGTCATCACGGACTTTGAAAATTCGGATAAAATCGATAAGATATACGAGGAATGCCCGTCACTCCAGACGCGGCTCCTTATCGACGGGGAGAAGGACGGCTGGGTCAGCTATGAAGAGGAGCTGCTGTACCCGGCACCGGTATCCCACCGCAAGGTCAGTATGCCGTATACGAACCGGACCCGTTCGACCGATCCGATGCTCATCTACTTCACCTCCGGCACCACCGGGGAGGCAAAGATGGTGCTGCACAACAATGCGTATCCGCTGGGCCACATTGTCACTGCAAAGCTCTGGCAGGATGTCCGGGATAATGACGTGCATTTTACCTATTCTGATACCGGATGGGCGAAATGCGGCTGGGGAAAGATCTTTGGCCAGTGGATTCAGGGCACGTGTCTGCTGATCTATGATGTCTGGGGACGATTCAAGGCGACCGAACTGCTCCCGCTCATCGAGAAGTATGAGGTGACGACATTCTGCTGTCCCCCGACTATCTACCGGATGCTCATCATCGCCGATCTGGCAAAATATGACCTCACCGAACTGCGCCACTGCTGCAGTGCCGGTGAACCGCTCAACCCGGAAGTCATCAAGGTATGGGAAGAGGGGACGGGCCAGACGATCTACGAAGGATACGGCCAGACCGAGACCTGCTGTGCCATCGCATCGTTTGCCTGCATCCAGAACAAACCCGGCTCCATGGGGAAGCCGTCGCCCGGATGGCATATCGAGCTCCACGACGACGACGGGCACCCGGTCGGCGACTACGAAGAGGGGCGTATCGCGATCTCCCTAAATCCCCGGCCCGTCGGGCTGATTGTGGAATATGTCGGGAATGCAGAGGCCAACAGAGAGTCCTTCGTGAACGGATTCTATTACACCGGCGACAAGGCCTACCGCGATGAAGACGGCTACTTCTGGTTTGTCGGAAGGGACGATGACGTCATCAAGAGTTCCGGATACCGCATCGGGCCGTTCGAGGTGGAAAGCGCCCTCCTTGAGCACCCGGCTGTGCAGGAATCGGCGGTTGTCGGTTCACCGGACCGGATACGGGGTATGGTGGTAAAGGCATTTGTTGTCCTGAACCAGGGATTCGAAGGCTCGGAACCCCTGATCCGCGAACTGCAGAATCACGTGAAGCAGACCACTGCACCATACAAATATCCACGGGTCATCGAATTTGTCGATTCGCTCCCAAAGACTATCTCCGGAAAGATAAAACGCAATGTGCTGCGCGAAGCAGAACTGAAGCGTGCGGCCGACTCCTGA
- a CDS encoding DEAD/DEAH box helicase translates to MPVRSLLSPEIQETLLKRNFQELSFTQQKAIPPICEGHHLLLIAPTGTGKTESAMLPVFDQLLRVPGSGFKAIYITPLRSLNRDILFRLQWWCHELGLSVGVRHGDTSQYERRKQALNPPDLLITTPETLQALFIGKRLREHLPNVRYVIIDEIHELAGSKRGAQLSIALERLAAYAGEFQRIGLSATVGNPEEVAAFLTGNGRPHAIVNIPAAPHMDVSVRFAGEDFDSQVRAVERCIDHEKSSLLFVNTRSTAEALGHRLYERGDVEVHHGSLSKEIRIDAEDRFKRGEIRSLICTSSMELGIDIGHIERVIQFGSPREVSRLLQRVGRAGHRLDTVSHGTILSTGFDDLCESLVITRRAKENESEDVSIIHGALDVLANQIAALLVEYGEITLERVTAIIERAYGFSDTGAIPDVCRQMAEHRLIRMDGSLLTRTGRCRTYLYGNLSMIPDEKKVQIFDLVSRRTVGTLDESFVIGWINTGATFIVKGQLWEVVDLDDGKIIVEPAHAARGELPSWEGEQIPVPFAIAQETGRLRRTRSFAAYDAGALSEAYAEDILISMDESGAPVGSDRLVTLEHFDEGVVMNICGGHKANEALSRVLSILLTARYGSSVGIEVGAYRILFRLPSSIRAADIRDLLYSVDPSHIEGLLRLAMKRTALFKWKIVQIAKKFGAIDPQADYERISIHRLLDTFEGTPIQTETYRELFTTIMDVHEAAMLVQQIQSGETEVVIAPLSAIGREGLSSSRDLIPPPSADHAIIAAVRRRIEDDNILLFCMNCRAWKSLTKVSRVADPPQCPKCGARLVAALKPWEDELIPAVKKKQKNEDEAATERRFMKNANIVLSSGRKAVVALAARGVGPENASRIIARMCDGDEFYREILKAERNYIKTHRFW, encoded by the coding sequence ATGCCCGTGCGTAGCCTGCTGTCTCCGGAAATTCAGGAGACCCTGCTGAAGCGAAATTTTCAGGAGCTCTCTTTTACCCAGCAGAAGGCCATCCCGCCGATCTGTGAAGGGCACCATCTCCTGCTCATCGCACCGACGGGCACCGGCAAGACGGAGAGTGCGATGCTCCCGGTATTTGACCAGCTGCTCCGGGTGCCAGGGAGCGGGTTTAAGGCCATCTATATCACCCCGCTTCGCTCCCTGAACCGTGATATTCTCTTTCGCCTGCAGTGGTGGTGCCATGAGCTGGGGCTCTCCGTTGGCGTCCGGCACGGGGACACCTCGCAGTATGAACGGAGAAAACAGGCGCTGAACCCGCCTGACCTGTTGATCACCACGCCGGAGACCCTGCAGGCGCTTTTCATCGGCAAACGCCTCCGGGAGCATCTGCCGAATGTCCGGTATGTCATCATCGATGAGATTCATGAACTCGCCGGAAGCAAACGCGGGGCGCAGTTATCCATCGCCCTTGAGCGCCTTGCCGCATATGCGGGGGAGTTCCAGCGAATCGGCCTTTCGGCTACGGTGGGAAATCCGGAAGAGGTGGCGGCCTTTCTGACGGGGAACGGACGGCCGCATGCGATTGTCAATATCCCCGCCGCACCGCATATGGATGTTTCGGTCCGGTTTGCCGGGGAGGACTTTGATTCGCAGGTGCGGGCGGTGGAGCGGTGCATCGACCATGAAAAATCGTCCCTGCTGTTTGTCAATACGCGTTCGACCGCCGAGGCGCTGGGGCACCGCCTGTACGAGCGGGGCGATGTGGAGGTGCATCACGGTTCGCTTTCGAAGGAGATCCGTATCGACGCTGAGGACCGCTTTAAACGGGGGGAGATCCGGTCCCTCATCTGCACCTCGTCCATGGAGCTGGGCATTGATATCGGGCACATCGAACGGGTCATCCAGTTCGGCTCCCCCCGTGAGGTCTCGCGCCTTCTCCAGCGGGTAGGGCGGGCCGGCCACCGTCTGGACACCGTTTCGCATGGCACCATTCTTTCCACCGGATTTGACGACCTCTGTGAATCGCTGGTGATTACCCGCCGGGCGAAGGAGAATGAGTCCGAGGATGTCAGCATCATCCATGGTGCACTGGATGTGCTCGCGAACCAGATTGCGGCCCTTCTGGTGGAGTATGGCGAAATCACCCTGGAACGGGTGACGGCCATTATTGAGCGGGCCTACGGGTTTTCGGACACCGGTGCAATCCCTGACGTATGTCGGCAGATGGCTGAGCACCGGCTCATCCGGATGGATGGCAGTCTCCTGACCCGGACGGGGAGGTGCCGGACCTACCTGTACGGCAATCTCTCGATGATCCCGGATGAGAAGAAGGTGCAGATCTTTGATCTGGTCTCCCGCCGGACGGTGGGCACCCTTGACGAGTCCTTTGTTATCGGCTGGATCAACACCGGTGCGACCTTTATTGTGAAGGGCCAGCTCTGGGAGGTCGTTGATCTGGATGACGGGAAGATCATCGTTGAACCGGCGCATGCAGCCCGCGGCGAACTGCCCTCGTGGGAGGGGGAGCAGATTCCGGTGCCGTTTGCCATCGCACAGGAGACCGGGCGCCTCCGCCGGACCCGCTCCTTTGCGGCGTATGATGCCGGAGCCCTCTCCGAGGCCTATGCCGAGGATATCCTCATCTCGATGGATGAGAGTGGTGCACCGGTCGGTTCGGACCGGCTGGTGACGCTCGAACACTTTGATGAAGGCGTCGTGATGAATATCTGCGGGGGGCATAAGGCAAACGAGGCCCTCTCCCGCGTTCTCTCCATTCTGCTGACCGCCCGGTACGGGTCAAGTGTGGGCATTGAGGTGGGTGCTTACCGGATTTTGTTCCGCCTCCCATCATCCATACGGGCCGCAGACATCCGTGATCTCTTGTATTCCGTTGACCCGTCCCATATCGAAGGGCTGCTCCGGCTGGCGATGAAGCGAACGGCTCTGTTTAAGTGGAAGATTGTGCAGATCGCAAAGAAGTTCGGGGCCATCGATCCGCAGGCCGACTACGAACGGATCAGCATTCACCGCCTTTTGGACACCTTTGAGGGCACCCCCATCCAGACCGAAACCTACCGGGAGCTCTTCACCACCATCATGGACGTGCACGAGGCCGCAATGCTGGTGCAGCAGATCCAGTCCGGGGAGACGGAGGTGGTCATCGCACCGCTCTCGGCCATCGGGCGGGAGGGCCTTTCGTCGTCCCGTGACCTCATTCCGCCGCCCAGCGCCGATCATGCCATCATCGCCGCGGTCCGGCGCCGAATCGAGGATGACAACATCCTTTTGTTCTGCATGAACTGCCGGGCATGGAAGAGCCTGACCAAAGTGTCCCGGGTAGCCGATCCGCCCCAGTGCCCGAAATGCGGGGCACGGCTGGTGGCCGCCCTCAAACCGTGGGAGGATGAACTGATACCCGCGGTGAAAAAGAAGCAGAAGAACGAGGATGAAGCGGCGACGGAACGGCGGTTCATGAAGAATGCCAACATCGTGCTGTCCAGCGGGAGAAAAGCGGTGGTGGCGCTTGCCGCACGCGGTGTGGGGCCGGAGAACGCCTCGCGCATCATTGCCCGGATGTGTGACGGCGACGAATTCTACCGGGAAATTCTGAAGGCTGAACGCAATTACATCAAGACCCATCGGTTCTGGTGA
- a CDS encoding metallophosphoesterase — MTPEFIPGGPALLMKNRCRLLVIADAHFGAESGFSRNGVHIASNSNDRLSRICACIDETDPDLLLFLGDLKHSVPMMSRQEFAELPGILETIRKRIAFRLIPGNHDGGIERFLQEAELLPKSGAMLDGTWYVHGHMHLPPESAGNLIVCGHHHPVVSLYDEVGCALRAQPAYLLAEVKEACAGIVSHTGGRSTRILFMPAFFEYAGGIDVRTIHASRLSPVSRCFDTESAEVFLGDGTYIDRLGALMSDARA; from the coding sequence ATGACCCCGGAGTTTATTCCCGGCGGCCCTGCGCTCCTGATGAAAAACCGGTGCAGGCTGCTCGTGATTGCTGATGCCCATTTCGGTGCCGAATCCGGCTTCTCCCGGAACGGCGTGCACATCGCAAGCAACAGCAATGACCGCCTCAGTCGCATCTGTGCGTGTATTGACGAAACAGACCCGGATCTGCTGCTGTTTCTGGGAGACCTGAAGCATTCGGTTCCCATGATGAGCCGGCAGGAGTTTGCAGAACTCCCCGGTATTCTGGAAACCATCCGAAAACGAATTGCGTTCCGGCTGATACCGGGGAACCACGACGGGGGCATCGAACGGTTCTTACAGGAGGCGGAGCTGCTGCCGAAGAGCGGCGCCATGCTTGACGGCACGTGGTATGTGCACGGGCATATGCACCTGCCTCCCGAATCGGCGGGGAACCTGATTGTATGCGGCCATCACCATCCGGTCGTGAGCCTGTATGACGAGGTGGGGTGTGCACTGCGGGCACAGCCGGCCTATCTGCTGGCAGAGGTGAAGGAGGCGTGTGCCGGGATTGTTTCCCATACCGGCGGCCGGAGCACCCGCATTCTCTTCATGCCGGCCTTCTTTGAGTACGCAGGAGGGATTGATGTCCGCACCATTCATGCGAGCAGACTGAGCCCGGTGTCCCGGTGTTTTGATACAGAATCTGCCGAAGTATTCTTAGGCGACGGGACATACATTGACCGACTGGGAGCACTGATGTCAGATGCCCGTGCGTAG